From the genome of Eptesicus fuscus isolate TK198812 chromosome 24, DD_ASM_mEF_20220401, whole genome shotgun sequence, one region includes:
- the LOC103303888 gene encoding complement factor H-related protein 4-like → MLLLVKVILTLWVSWARGQEIACEPPRIANSHYIPERANYGLGQAITYYCKSGFLPSTRGNIAKCTDKGWDPPPRCSLNPCEFPEIKHGRLYKEDKYKSHFPVSVGQWFYYSCDENYVTPSEDFWDYVTCTQDGWTPEVPCRRKCIFNYSEHPHSPPQEQTYLQGQSINVTCPRGYSLPNPQRTVTCTENGWSSPPTCIQHCDMPIFENATAIFTGKPFRPNDMLDYQCLDGYENRDGSKMGSMVCGEDGWLHLPTCFKSADKCGPPPVISNGDITSFTLKVYPPWSRVKYQCQAYYKFQGPKYVTCSYGKWSEPPRCIDPCVISEKIMSEKNIRLKGKYDKTYFVKTGEIIDFMCKPGYKAVTSVDSFQAVCLEGTMEYPTCK, encoded by the exons ATGCTGTTACTAGTCAAGGTCATCCTCACCCTGTGGGTCTCCTGGGCTCGTGGACAAG AAATAGCATGTGAACCGCCAAGAATTGCAAACAGTCACTACATTCCTGAAAGGGCCAATTACGGACTGGGACAAGCAATCACATACTACTGTAAAAGTGGCTTTCTCCCTTCCACCCGGGGAAATATTGCAAAATGTACTGACAAAGGCTGGGATCCTCCTCCAAGATGTAGCT TAAATCCCTGTGAATTTCCAGAAATAAAGCATGGACGCCTATACAAGGAAGATAAATATAAATCACACTTCCCAGTATCGGTAGGACAATGGTTTTACTATTCCTGTGATGAAAACTATGTGACTCCTTCTGAAGATTTCTGGGATTATGTTACTTGCACACAAGATGGATGGACCCCGGAAGTGCCCTGCCGCA GAAAGTGTATTTTCAATTATTCGGAACATCCACATTCTCCACCTCAAGAACAAACATATTTACAGGGACAGTCCATCAATGTTACCTGCCCTCGGGGCTACAGTCTCCCAAACCCACAGAGAACAGTGACATGTACGGAGAATGGCTGGTCCtcgcctcccacatgcatcc AACATTGTGACATGCCAATATTTGAGAATGCCACAGCCATATTCACTGGAAAACCTTTTCGACCCAATGATATGTTGGACTACCAATGCCTGGATGGCTATGAAAACAGAGATGGAAGCAAAATGGGCTCCATGGTGTGTGGTGAGGACGGCTGGCTCCACTTGCCAACCTGCTTTA AATCTGCAGACAAGTGTGGGCCTCCTCCAGTGATTAGCAATGGAGACATCACCTCCTTCACATTAAAAGTGTATCCTCCGTGGTCAAGAGTGAAATACCAATGCCAGGCCTACTATAAATTTCAGGGTCCTAAATATGTAACCTGTAGTTATGGAAAGTGGTCCGAACCCCCGAGATGCATAG ATCCATGTGTGATATCAGAAAAAATCATGAGTGAGAAGAACATACGGTTAAAAGGGAAATATGACAAAACCTATTTTGTAAAAACAGGGGAGATCATCGACTTTATGTGCAAACCGGGATACAAGGCGGTGACGTCAGTGGACTCATTTCAAGCCGTGTGTCTAGAAGGGACAATGGAGTACCCCACGTGTAAATGA